One genomic region from Streptomyces sp. NBC_01431 encodes:
- a CDS encoding bifunctional DNA primase/polymerase, whose translation MEETITGTGTGTASAQIPQQRGEQLLDSAVRYAEERHWDVFPGTSLEADEGVERCSCGDTACPKPGAHPARPDWATQATGSGVAARRLWSKQLRASILLPTGRTFDAIDVPESAGFLALARMERMELTLGPVTCTPDRRMLFFVLPGAGAKVPDLVRKLGWTPAAIDLVTRGEGDYVAAPPTRVGGHGAVQWARRPTPANRWLPDAEELISPLAYACGREAAAARTRRP comes from the coding sequence GTGGAAGAAACCATCACAGGCACCGGCACGGGTACGGCATCCGCACAGATCCCCCAGCAGCGCGGAGAACAGCTCCTGGACAGCGCCGTACGGTACGCGGAGGAGCGGCACTGGGACGTGTTCCCCGGCACCTCGCTGGAGGCGGACGAGGGCGTCGAGCGCTGCTCGTGCGGTGACACCGCGTGCCCGAAACCGGGTGCGCACCCGGCCCGGCCGGACTGGGCGACCCAGGCGACCGGCAGCGGAGTCGCCGCGCGCCGCCTGTGGTCCAAGCAGCTCCGGGCCTCGATCCTGCTTCCCACCGGGCGCACCTTCGACGCCATCGACGTACCGGAGTCGGCCGGGTTCCTCGCGCTCGCCCGCATGGAGCGCATGGAGCTAACGCTCGGCCCGGTCACCTGCACCCCCGACCGCCGCATGCTGTTCTTCGTACTGCCCGGCGCGGGCGCCAAAGTCCCGGACCTGGTACGCAAGTTGGGGTGGACGCCCGCCGCGATCGACCTGGTCACCCGGGGCGAGGGCGACTACGTGGCGGCGCCGCCGACCCGGGTCGGCGGGCACGGGGCGGTGCAGTGGGCGCGCCGCCCCACCCCCGCGAACCGCTGGCTGCCGGACGCCGAGGAACTGATCAGTCCCCTCGCCTACGCCTGTGGCCGCGAGGCGGCGGCGGCAAGGACCCGACGCCCCTAG